Proteins found in one Mangifera indica cultivar Alphonso chromosome 15, CATAS_Mindica_2.1, whole genome shotgun sequence genomic segment:
- the LOC123197637 gene encoding cyclin-U4-1-like yields the protein MAELQAILEDQADSVMPHVISILSSLLQHVADANDYSCRLQPQKISVFHGLTRPTISLQSYLQRIFKYANCSPSCFVVAYVYLDRFAQKQPSLPINSFNVHRLLITSVLVSAKFMDDFYYNNAFYAKVGGISTAEMNMLEVDFLFGLGFQLNVTPTAFHTYCCFLQQEMFLQSPLHLPLKHQCSFTDDESAHQKQLAV from the exons ATGGCGGAGCTTCAAGCCATCCTTGAAGATCAAGCTGATTCTGTAATGCCCCACGTCATCTCTATTCTATCTTCTCTTCTTCAACATGTTGCTGATGCTAATGATTATAGCTGTCGTCTTCAACCCCAGAAGATCTCTGTTTTCCATGGCCTCACTCGCCCCACCATTTCCCTTCAAAGCTATCTTCAGAGGATCTTTAAGTACGCCAATTGTAGCCCCTCTTGCTTCGTTGTTGCCTACGTTTATCTCGATCGTTTTGCGCAAAAACAGCCCTCTTTGCCCATCAATTCTTTCAATGTACATAGGTTGCTTATAACCAGCGTTTTGGTCTCTGCCAAGTTCATGGATGATTT CTATTACAACAATGCATTTTATGCTAAAGTTGGGGGAATAAGCACAGCGGAAATGAACATGCTTGAAGTGGACTTCTTGTTTGGTTTAGGGTTCCAATTAAACGTGACACCCACCGCATTCCACACCTACTGTTGCTTTCTTCAGCAAGAAATGTTTTTGCAATCTCCTCTGCATTTACCTCTAAAGCACCAATGCTCTTTCACTGACGACGAGTCAGCCCATCAAAAACAACTCGCTGTTTAG